A single genomic interval of Macadamia integrifolia cultivar HAES 741 chromosome 6, SCU_Mint_v3, whole genome shotgun sequence harbors:
- the LOC122080888 gene encoding membrane steroid-binding protein 1-like isoform X1 — protein sequence MATLQLWETLKTAITAYTGLSPATFFTVLALAFAFYYVISGFFSSSHESGRTREAPEVVEPLPPPVHLGEISEEELKAYDGSDPKKPLLMAIKGQIYDVSQSRMFYGPGGPYALFAGKDASRALAKMSFEDKDLTGDISGLGPFELDALQDWEYKFMSKYVKVGTIKKTVPVADEPPAPTGDSAEADSPAENGQSEHAEADSPAENGQSEHAKVEQEVEEPAKEAAVDGNAERE from the exons ATGGCGACTTTGCAGCTTTGGGAGACTTTGAAAACAGCTATTACTGCATATACAGGACTCTCTCCTGCAACCTTCTTCACGGTATTGGCTCTGGCTTTCGCGTTCTACTATGTTATATCTGGGTTCTTCTCGTCGTCCCATGAGTCTGGGAGGACGAGAGAAGCCCCAGAAGTAGTGGAACCCCTTCCTCCTCCGGTTCATCTTGGTGAGATCAGTGAGGAGGAGTTGAAGGCTTATGATGGATCAGACCCAAAGAAgcctttgctgatggcaatcAAGGGACAGATCTATGATGTATCGCAAAGCAG GATGTTCTATGGTCCTGGAGGGCCCTATGCGTTGTTTGCCGGGAAGGATGCTAGTAGAGCTCTTGCAAAAATGTCTTTTGAGGATAAGGATTTAACAGGTGACATCTCAGGTCTTGGTCCTTTTGAACTTGATGCCTTGCAGGACTGGGAGTACAAGTTTATGAGCAAGTATGTTAAGGTTGGAACAATTAAGAAAACTGTTCCCGTAGCCGATGAACCCCCTGCCCCCACTGGTGATTCCGCGGAAGCTGACAGTCCTGCAGAAAATGGGCAATCAGAGCATGCGGAAGCTGACAGTCCTGCAGAAAATGGGCAATCAGAGCATGCTAAAGTTGAGCAAGAGGTGGAGGAGCCGGCAAAGGAGGCCGcagttgatggcaatgctgagaGAGAGTAG
- the LOC122080888 gene encoding membrane steroid-binding protein 1-like isoform X2 has translation MATLQLWETLKTAITAYTGLSPATFFTVLALAFAFYYVISGFFSSSHESGRTREAPEVVEPLPPPVHLGEISEEELKAYDGSDPKKPLLMAIKGQIYDVSQSRMFYGPGGPYALFAGKDASRALAKMSFEDKDLTGDISGLGPFELDALQDWEYKFMSKYVKVGTIKKTVPVADEPPAPTGDSAEADSPAENGQSEHAKVEQEVEEPAKEAAVDGNAERE, from the exons ATGGCGACTTTGCAGCTTTGGGAGACTTTGAAAACAGCTATTACTGCATATACAGGACTCTCTCCTGCAACCTTCTTCACGGTATTGGCTCTGGCTTTCGCGTTCTACTATGTTATATCTGGGTTCTTCTCGTCGTCCCATGAGTCTGGGAGGACGAGAGAAGCCCCAGAAGTAGTGGAACCCCTTCCTCCTCCGGTTCATCTTGGTGAGATCAGTGAGGAGGAGTTGAAGGCTTATGATGGATCAGACCCAAAGAAgcctttgctgatggcaatcAAGGGACAGATCTATGATGTATCGCAAAGCAG GATGTTCTATGGTCCTGGAGGGCCCTATGCGTTGTTTGCCGGGAAGGATGCTAGTAGAGCTCTTGCAAAAATGTCTTTTGAGGATAAGGATTTAACAGGTGACATCTCAGGTCTTGGTCCTTTTGAACTTGATGCCTTGCAGGACTGGGAGTACAAGTTTATGAGCAAGTATGTTAAGGTTGGAACAATTAAGAAAACTGTTCCCGTAGCCGATGAACCCCCTGCCCCCACTGGTGATTC TGCGGAAGCTGACAGTCCTGCAGAAAATGGGCAATCAGAGCATGCTAAAGTTGAGCAAGAGGTGGAGGAGCCGGCAAAGGAGGCCGcagttgatggcaatgctgagaGAGAGTAG
- the LOC122082860 gene encoding F-box/LRR-repeat protein At3g48880 isoform X2 — MEEYSSERRWEDMELDILVRIFKTFNIIELTSGISRVCSTWRLACSDPMLWKTLDLGLLRSNYIKIPSAPFVWVSDSSDRRLMRLLKVALGLSHGSITCLIFHFNLYLKDEHLIYTAERCPGLKRLVLPAWNRITKGGIRKAIRIWEDLESMTMPSIGYPPYIMEEIGKSCKNFTELKLMGPCDIIFASTLATWLPKLKVLSLRCSMLTKEVLISILDSLMDLEVLNISHCMLIEVPEPPASKRVLRELDETIIEKASRLREFYFCLEDSCIMCQRMKADEGLIRWYKYEEWSWRVDEVSSLSLAMEQHVEVAGGGIVLS, encoded by the exons ATGGAAGAGTACTCATCAGAGAGGAGATGGGAGGATATGGAACTTGATATACTGGTGAGGATTTTCAAGACATTTAATATCATTGAGCTGACTTCAGGCATTTCCCGAGTTTGTAGCACATGGCGCTTGGCTTGTTCAGATCCAATGCTTTGGAAGACTCTTGATTTGGGGTTGTTGAGGTCTAATTACATTAAAATCCCTTCAGCACCATTTGTTTGGGTATCTGATAGCTCAGATAGGAGATTGATGCGGTTGTTGAAGGTTGCACTTGGTCTCAGCCATGGATCCATtacttgtttgattttccattttAATCTGTATCTGAAAGATGAGCACTTGATCTATACGGCTGAAAG GTGCCCAGGGCTCAAACGGCTGGTTCTTCCTGCTTGGAATCGAATTACTAAGGGTGGAATCCGTAAAGCTATCCGCATATGGGAAGATCTTGAATCAATGACAATGCCCAGCATTGGCTATCCCCCTtacatcatggaagaaattggTAAGAGCTGCAAGAATTTCACTGAGCTCAAGCTGATGGGTCCTTGTGACATCATATTTGCATCAACCTTAGCCACTTGGCTTCCCAAACTGAAAGTCTTGAGTTTGCGGTGCTCTATGTTGACCAAGGAAGTTTTGATCTCGATCTTGGACTCCTTGATGGATTTGGAGGTACTCAATATCTCTCACTGCATGTTGATTGAAGTCCCTGAGCCCCCGGCCTCCAAAAGAGTTCTTAGAGAGCTTGATGAGACAATCATTGAGAAGGCGTCCCGGTTACGAGAATTCTACTTTTGCTTAGAAGATTCATGCATCATGTGTCAACGTATGAAAGCTGATGAAGGTCTCATTAGGTGGTACAAGTACGAGGAGTGGTCGTGGCGTGTAGACGAAGTTAGCTCCCTTTCACTTGCAATGGAGCAGCATGTTGAGGTTGCTGGTGGTGGTATTGTACTGAGTTAA
- the LOC122082860 gene encoding F-box/LRR-repeat protein At3g48880 isoform X1, with the protein MRSYDLFQNCNYSVRLPPSTVISQTERDLWVVLKMEEYSSERRWEDMELDILVRIFKTFNIIELTSGISRVCSTWRLACSDPMLWKTLDLGLLRSNYIKIPSAPFVWVSDSSDRRLMRLLKVALGLSHGSITCLIFHFNLYLKDEHLIYTAERCPGLKRLVLPAWNRITKGGIRKAIRIWEDLESMTMPSIGYPPYIMEEIGKSCKNFTELKLMGPCDIIFASTLATWLPKLKVLSLRCSMLTKEVLISILDSLMDLEVLNISHCMLIEVPEPPASKRVLRELDETIIEKASRLREFYFCLEDSCIMCQRMKADEGLIRWYKYEEWSWRVDEVSSLSLAMEQHVEVAGGGIVLS; encoded by the exons ATGCGAAGTTACGATCTCTTCCAGAATTGTAATTACAGTGTTCGTCTCCCACCAAGCACAGTCATTAGTCAGACTGAAAGAG ATCTTTGGGTGGTGTTAAAGATGGAAGAGTACTCATCAGAGAGGAGATGGGAGGATATGGAACTTGATATACTGGTGAGGATTTTCAAGACATTTAATATCATTGAGCTGACTTCAGGCATTTCCCGAGTTTGTAGCACATGGCGCTTGGCTTGTTCAGATCCAATGCTTTGGAAGACTCTTGATTTGGGGTTGTTGAGGTCTAATTACATTAAAATCCCTTCAGCACCATTTGTTTGGGTATCTGATAGCTCAGATAGGAGATTGATGCGGTTGTTGAAGGTTGCACTTGGTCTCAGCCATGGATCCATtacttgtttgattttccattttAATCTGTATCTGAAAGATGAGCACTTGATCTATACGGCTGAAAG GTGCCCAGGGCTCAAACGGCTGGTTCTTCCTGCTTGGAATCGAATTACTAAGGGTGGAATCCGTAAAGCTATCCGCATATGGGAAGATCTTGAATCAATGACAATGCCCAGCATTGGCTATCCCCCTtacatcatggaagaaattggTAAGAGCTGCAAGAATTTCACTGAGCTCAAGCTGATGGGTCCTTGTGACATCATATTTGCATCAACCTTAGCCACTTGGCTTCCCAAACTGAAAGTCTTGAGTTTGCGGTGCTCTATGTTGACCAAGGAAGTTTTGATCTCGATCTTGGACTCCTTGATGGATTTGGAGGTACTCAATATCTCTCACTGCATGTTGATTGAAGTCCCTGAGCCCCCGGCCTCCAAAAGAGTTCTTAGAGAGCTTGATGAGACAATCATTGAGAAGGCGTCCCGGTTACGAGAATTCTACTTTTGCTTAGAAGATTCATGCATCATGTGTCAACGTATGAAAGCTGATGAAGGTCTCATTAGGTGGTACAAGTACGAGGAGTGGTCGTGGCGTGTAGACGAAGTTAGCTCCCTTTCACTTGCAATGGAGCAGCATGTTGAGGTTGCTGGTGGTGGTATTGTACTGAGTTAA